The Xiphophorus hellerii strain 12219 chromosome 6, Xiphophorus_hellerii-4.1, whole genome shotgun sequence genomic interval GACCGTTGTTGCTAACTTCCTTTCAGACACAACAGAAAACGTGGGTGGGGAATACAGACCAACGCAAGGAGTCAGGTACACAAGTCCTGTGTTAAAAGTAGAGCACTACACTTAACCATTAACTGTTTAAAGTTCCCATTACATATTCTAAAGTAATGTGATATGAATCTCACTGAGGAGTCTGAAACTGTTCACAAAGTGTTTAAATTCATGGCCTAATGTAAAATTGTATTGCTTATTGGACTCCAGTTAACTAAATGCAGCTGCTCTCTACTGTCTCAAGGATCCTGGaatttgaatcccagcctgagGGCAGCGGTGACAAGATCTGTGAGGTTGAACTTTGGGACTGCTCAGGGGATTTTAAGTTAGTTGACttgttaaacattatttaaatcttGCCATGAGAAATAAGGTTCTCCATAAATTgaagtaaaaaattttttttgcagatttgaaTCCTGCTGGCCTGCACTGATGAAGGACTGCAGCGGTGTAGTGATCATTTTTAATCCTGATATCCCAAGTCACCTCAAAGAAATCGAGACGTGGCACTCTATCTTCATCTCCACTCAAAGTTTGCTGGAAAGCCAGTGTTTACTCATAGCTCACCACAAGCCTGGCAGTGAGATAGAACATGGCCGTCTGCCTTTAGGTAATCTTTGTGTAGTCCTCTCTTAAATCAGTGTCCATCTTACAGGactaatggattttatttttattttttgacgcAGCACCAAACCTGAGCAGGTTGCCACTTATTCATTCTGATCTGGAGGAAGAGCCCGAAGATATGCGACATGCCTTCTACAGATACTTGGGAAATGTTGTAAAAGCAATGTCCGAGAGTCGAGAGCGAGAGGAGATGTCCATCATTACATAGCAGTAAAATGTACCAAACACCCATTTTAGTTAGCATACACTTTGACTCGAACATCTGAAATACATTATTCATTACTAATACCTTAAGATCTTCATGAGGtattatgaaacattttgtagccctaatatttttggaaattgtttgaaaataaaacatataaggGAATTCAAGATTGATTCaatgatttcatttaataaTTAGTTGGAATTCATTCAGAATGTGATACTCAGAAGTAGGGC includes:
- the ift22 gene encoding intraflagellar transport protein 22 homolog isoform X2; the protein is MKDCSGVVIIFNPDIPSHLKEIETWHSIFISTQSLLESQCLLIAHHKPGSEIEHGRLPLAPNLSRLPLIHSDLEEEPEDMRHAFYRYLGNVVKAMSESREREEMSIIT
- the ift22 gene encoding intraflagellar transport protein 22 homolog isoform X1, with the translated sequence MFKAKILFVGPTESGKTVVANFLSDTTENVGGEYRPTQGVRILEFESQPEGSGDKICEVELWDCSGDFKFESCWPALMKDCSGVVIIFNPDIPSHLKEIETWHSIFISTQSLLESQCLLIAHHKPGSEIEHGRLPLAPNLSRLPLIHSDLEEEPEDMRHAFYRYLGNVVKAMSESREREEMSIIT